The Candidatus Defluviibacterium haderslevense DNA window GCATAAACAATGTAAACTTATGTCCTACAAACACATCAGCTTCTAAAGTATCCGTACACAAAAATTGATCTGAAACAATTAATTGAATATGATGAAATCCTGTATCTTTTAAAATTAAAGTGAGATCCTTATCATAATAATAATCCTTTCCATTTACAATCCAAGTTCTACCTAAGGTCAATTTTGAAACATCATTTAATTGTACAATAGGATCTTTAATATCCAACACATTTCTATCGATCATCCATTCTGCTGTAGGTGGTGGATAGACCTGAACAACATTGGTAAAAGTTCCTTCATTGTAACATCCTATGGGTGATGTGACTTCTAATTTTAGATCATAATTACCTATCGAATCAAATACATGGTCGACTGAAATACCCTTAGCCTCATCACCATCACCGAACTTCCAATTAAAGGTGTAGCTATTATCAGTCGGGAATGAAATATTTCTAAAATTAACTTTCAATGGAACACAGCCAGCTTTTATACTAGGCTCAAAAATGACTACCTCGGGAGAAGGATACCAAACAAGTGGTTTTTGAATTTGGTTGACACACCCAAAATTATCCTTTATTTGTAATTTAATAGTATAGCGATCCGGGTAGACATATTGAAGATCAACGTTTTTCTGAAATCCCAAAAATCCATCACCAAAATCCCAATTCCAATTTGTTATCGTGCTATAACTTGAACTGGAAGTATCTCTAAATTGTACGGGACCAACATGACAACTATCATAAGTAAAACTAAAATCAGGTTTTAAATCATTGATTACATTAGCCACAAAATTCACGGTATCACTACAGTTTGTCCCAGGATTCAAAATAAATCGACCATTGTGAAGCCCGCCTTCTTTAAATTTAATAGTAGGATTCCAAACAGTTGATGTTTCTATTTGTCCGCCATTCTCATATTCCCAAAGTATATCTGAAATAAATTGTTGTTGATAGCTGGAATTTTTCATAGTAAGCTGATCTGAATTACACAACAAAATGGACCGGTCCTTTTTTCCCATTGGAACACCATTGTCAAGTTGTGCCACAACAGTGCCTGTGCAACTGGCCACATTAAATTGAAAATCACGTCTGACCGTTGATAACAACACCCCACTTCTATATTCAGAAACACAAACACTAATTACAAATTGACCAATTAAATCAGGT harbors:
- a CDS encoding gliding motility-associated C-terminal domain-containing protein — encoded protein: MRFPRVVICVLFSFLKISGVFGAHIIGGEMYYECMGYGNAGKDTTKRIYRIYITLYRDCRPQSNAAGFDEPLGFTIWRKNANGTYTNTKQNNNPEYSINNLKNRPTLVDPPIYPCLILPPDICVEKGDYYYDVELPIINQEYVVVWQRCCRNSTISNIQMPDATGITFSVSIHPEAQKTCGSSPRFKNFPPTVICVNEPFSFDHAATDKEGDLLIYSFCPPLAGGGRSGGSGCSATIPSPDCPPPFTEVSFRAPTYSYLFPVTGNPPMTINSITGEITGEPDLIGQFVISVCVSEYRSGVLLSTVRRDFQFNVASCTGTVVAQLDNGVPMGKKDRSILLCNSDQLTMKNSSYQQQFISDILWEYENGGQIETSTVWNPTIKFKEGGLHNGRFILNPGTNCSDTVNFVANVINDLKPDFSFTYDSCHVGPVQFRDTSSSSYSTITNWNWDFGDGFLGFQKNVDLQYVYPDRYTIKLQIKDNFGCVNQIQKPLVWYPSPEVVIFEPSIKAGCVPLKVNFRNISFPTDNSYTFNWKFGDGDEAKGISVDHVFDSIGNYDLKLEVTSPIGCYNEGTFTNVVQVYPPPTAEWMIDRNVLDIKDPIVQLNDVSKLTLGRTWIVNGKDYYYDKDLTLILKDTGFHHIQLIVSDQFLCTDTLEADVFVGHKFTLFMPNAFTPNGDGDNETFLPVGDIHSLEYYSLNIYDRWGSVLFHSSDPQVGWNGKFNNSGTEVPSGAYPYLLNYKVNRSNPVSEKKMLTLIR